In the Osmerus eperlanus chromosome 27, fOsmEpe2.1, whole genome shotgun sequence genome, one interval contains:
- the prdx4 gene encoding peroxiredoxin-4, whose translation MDVMSSVRMSNIFSVFYTFCVFTKFAYAVQESTNGKSDQECHNYAGGHVYPGEAFRVPVSDHSLHLSKAKISKPAPHWEGTAVIDGEFKELKLSDYKGKYLIFFFYPLDFTFVCPTEIIAFSDRVHEFRAINADVVACSVDSQFTHLAWINTPRNQGGLGTMKIPLLSDLTHQIAKDYGVFLEDHGHTLRGLFIIDDKGVLRQITMNDLPVGRSVDETLRLVQAFQYTDKHGEVCPAGWKPGSDTIIPDPSGKLKYFDKLN comes from the exons ATGGACGTCATGAGTTCAGTTAGGATGAGTAATATTTTTAGTGTGTTTTACACATTTTGTGTTTTCACCAAGTTTGCATATGCTGTTCAAGAAAGTACCAATGGAAAGAGCGACCAAGAGTGTCATAACTATGCTGGGGGACACGTATATCCAGGAGAAGCATTCCGTGTTCCCGTGTCAGATCATTCACTGCACCTCAGCAAAGCAAAAA TTTCAAAGCCTGCTCCTCACTGGGAGGGGACAGCTGTCATTGATGGAGAGTTCAAGGAACTGAAACTGTCTGACTACAAAGGAAAATATctcatcttcttcttctacCCACTGGACTT CACATTTGTCTGTCCAACTGAGATCATTGCATTCAGTGATCGTGTCCATGAATTCCGTGCCATCAATGCAGATGTGGTCGCATGCTCGGTTGACTCTCAGTTCACCCACCTGGCCTG GATCAACACACCCAGGAATCAAGGTGGACTTGGAACAATGAAAATCCCTCTGCTCTCGGACCTCACACATCAGATAGCCAAGGACTATGGTGTCTTTTTGGAGGACCACGGTCATACACTCAG GGGCCTATTCATCATCGATGACAAAGGCGTTCTGAGGCAAATCACCATGAATGACCTCCCTGTGGGGCGGTCTGTAGATGAGACACTGCGGCTAGTTCAAGCCTTCCAGTACACTGACAAACATGGAGAAG TGTGCCCAGCAGGGTGGAAACCAGGCAGTGACACG ATAATCCCTGACCCTTCGGGCAAGCTGAAGTATTTTGATAAACTGAATTGA
- the LOC134013979 gene encoding pyruvate dehydrogenase E1 component subunit alpha, mitochondrial-like isoform X3, which produces MQKMLTIISNVLRGSAGKNGTRVIVSSRSYADFTPEATFDIKKCDVHRLEEGPPVQAVLTREEGLKYYRTMQTMRRMELKADQLYKQKIIRGFCHLYDGQEACAVGIEGGINLSDHLITAYRAHGYTLTRGGTVREIMAELTGRRGGIAKGKGGSMHMYTKNFYGGNGIVGAQVPLGAGVALACKYQGNNQLCVSLYGDGAANQGQIFETYNMASLWKLPIIFICENNKYGMGTSVERSSASTDYYKRGDFIPGLRVDGMDLLCVREATKFAADHCRSGKGPILMELQTYRYHGHSMSDPGVSYRTREEIQEVRSKSDPISMLKDRMLSNNMASVEELKEIDVAVRKEIEDAAQFATTDPEPPLDDLCNHIFYNDPPMEVRGTNPWIKLKSVS; this is translated from the exons ATGCAAAAGATGCTGACAATTATATCTAACGTGCTGAGGGGTAGCGCTGGCAAAAAT GGAACCAGGGTGATCGTGTCGTCGCGCTCATATGCCGACTTCACTCCCGAAGCCACCTTTGACATAAAG AAATGCGACGTGCACCGTCTGGAGGAGGGCCCGCCCGTGCAGGCGGTGCTGACCCGCGAGGAGGGCCTCAAGTACTATCGCACCATGCAGACCATGAGGCGGATGGAGCTCAAGGCCGATCAGCTCTACAAGCAAAAAATCATCAGAGGCTTCTGTCACCTGTATGACGGCCAG GAAGCCTGTGCAGTAGGCATTGAGGGGGGAATCAACCTGTCGGACCACCTGATCACAGCATATCGTGCTCATGGCTACACCCTCACAAGGGGTGGTACAGTCCGAGAGATCATGGCTGAGCTTACTG GGCGTCGAGGAGGCATTGCTAAGGGCAAGGGAGGCTCTATGCATATGTACACGAAAAACTTCTATGGGGGCAATGGTATCGTGGGAGCCCAG GTACCCTTGGGAGCGGGGGTAGCCCTCGCCTGCAAGTACCAGGGCAACAATCAGCTGTGTGTTAGCCTCTATGGAGATGGTGCCGCCAACCAG GGTCAGATTTTCGAGACCTACAACATGGCATCTCTCTGGAAGTTGCCTATCATCTTCATCTGTGAGAACAACAAATATGGGATGGGTACCTCCGTGGAGAGATCATCGGCCAGCACGGACTACTACAAGAGGGGAGACTTCATCCCTGGACTCAGG GTGGATGGGATGGACCTCTTGTGTGTCAGAGAGGCCACCAAGTTTGCTGCTGACCACTGCCGATCTGGAAAG GGCCCTATCCTCATGGAGCTTCAGACCTACCGTTACCATGGACACAGCATGAGTGACCCCGGGGTCAG CTACCGCACACGTGAAGAGATCCAGGAAGTCCGCAGTAAGAGTGACCCCATCTCCATGCTGAAAGACCGCATGCTCAGCAACAACATGGCCAGTGTGGAGGAGCTAAAG GAGATCGACGTGGCGGTGAGGAAAGAGATTGAAGATGCTGCCCAGTTTGCCACCACGGACCCCGAACCTCCACTGGACGATCTTTGTAACCATATCTTCTACAACGACCCGCCCATGGAGGTGCGCGGCACCAACCCATGGATCAAGCTGAAGTCTGTCAGCTAA
- the LOC134013979 gene encoding pyruvate dehydrogenase E1 component subunit alpha, mitochondrial-like isoform X1, whose product MQMAEGDPDGPIVVNANLAFYSDLGTGKSLTQLTSLQPQSELNPSHSIKELAETQTDILLETLTNIGPAISKLTLSKPFDDINHNKEENTHAQTKVVVPSGSSTEFTSPVVATGATAPVSEQQPVTDHQTTSEAATNVNPLTLESTQPEQPPLNTGPFSCERHVTEPDHSNTHSQTPDSLLPEPQLAGRGQANDRTELQLPETSLGLTEDTPLPEPQLAGTRVIVSSRSYADFTPEATFDIKKCDVHRLEEGPPVQAVLTREEGLKYYRTMQTMRRMELKADQLYKQKIIRGFCHLYDGQEACAVGIEGGINLSDHLITAYRAHGYTLTRGGTVREIMAELTGRRGGIAKGKGGSMHMYTKNFYGGNGIVGAQVPLGAGVALACKYQGNNQLCVSLYGDGAANQGQIFETYNMASLWKLPIIFICENNKYGMGTSVERSSASTDYYKRGDFIPGLRVDGMDLLCVREATKFAADHCRSGKGPILMELQTYRYHGHSMSDPGVSYRTREEIQEVRSKSDPISMLKDRMLSNNMASVEELKEIDVAVRKEIEDAAQFATTDPEPPLDDLCNHIFYNDPPMEVRGTNPWIKLKSVS is encoded by the exons ATGCAAATGGCAGAGGGAGATCCAGATGGACCAATCGTAGTTAATGCAAACCTTGCCTTTTACAGTGATCTTGGAACTGGCAAGTCACTCACACAACTAACCTCACTACAACCTCAGTCAGAATTGAACCCTTCTCATTCCATCAAAGAATTAGCAGAAACACAGACTGACATTTTATTAGAGACTCTAACGAATATTGGGCCGGCAATTTCAAAATTGACTTTGTCTAAACCTTTTGATGATATAAACCATAACAAAGAAGAAAACACACATGCGCAGACCAAAGTTGTGGTCCCTTCAGGGTCGTCAACAGAATTCACATCACCAGTTGTTGCAACTGGTGCAACTGCTCCAGTTTCGGAGCAGCAGCCAGTCACTGACCACCAGACTACGAGTGAGGCAGCAACAAACGTTAACCCTTTAACTCTTGAATCAACACAACCAGAGCAGCCTCCTCTCAACACTGGCCCGTTCAGTTGCGAACGACACGTCACAGAACCTGACCACAgtaatacacactcacagaccccTGACTCACTGCTGCCAGAGCCTCAGCTGGCAGGGAGGGGCCAGGCTAACGATAGAACAGAGCTTCAACTCCCTGAGACAAGCCTCGGCCTGACCGAAGACACTCCCTTACCAGAGCCACAGCTTGCT GGAACCAGGGTGATCGTGTCGTCGCGCTCATATGCCGACTTCACTCCCGAAGCCACCTTTGACATAAAG AAATGCGACGTGCACCGTCTGGAGGAGGGCCCGCCCGTGCAGGCGGTGCTGACCCGCGAGGAGGGCCTCAAGTACTATCGCACCATGCAGACCATGAGGCGGATGGAGCTCAAGGCCGATCAGCTCTACAAGCAAAAAATCATCAGAGGCTTCTGTCACCTGTATGACGGCCAG GAAGCCTGTGCAGTAGGCATTGAGGGGGGAATCAACCTGTCGGACCACCTGATCACAGCATATCGTGCTCATGGCTACACCCTCACAAGGGGTGGTACAGTCCGAGAGATCATGGCTGAGCTTACTG GGCGTCGAGGAGGCATTGCTAAGGGCAAGGGAGGCTCTATGCATATGTACACGAAAAACTTCTATGGGGGCAATGGTATCGTGGGAGCCCAG GTACCCTTGGGAGCGGGGGTAGCCCTCGCCTGCAAGTACCAGGGCAACAATCAGCTGTGTGTTAGCCTCTATGGAGATGGTGCCGCCAACCAG GGTCAGATTTTCGAGACCTACAACATGGCATCTCTCTGGAAGTTGCCTATCATCTTCATCTGTGAGAACAACAAATATGGGATGGGTACCTCCGTGGAGAGATCATCGGCCAGCACGGACTACTACAAGAGGGGAGACTTCATCCCTGGACTCAGG GTGGATGGGATGGACCTCTTGTGTGTCAGAGAGGCCACCAAGTTTGCTGCTGACCACTGCCGATCTGGAAAG GGCCCTATCCTCATGGAGCTTCAGACCTACCGTTACCATGGACACAGCATGAGTGACCCCGGGGTCAG CTACCGCACACGTGAAGAGATCCAGGAAGTCCGCAGTAAGAGTGACCCCATCTCCATGCTGAAAGACCGCATGCTCAGCAACAACATGGCCAGTGTGGAGGAGCTAAAG GAGATCGACGTGGCGGTGAGGAAAGAGATTGAAGATGCTGCCCAGTTTGCCACCACGGACCCCGAACCTCCACTGGACGATCTTTGTAACCATATCTTCTACAACGACCCGCCCATGGAGGTGCGCGGCACCAACCCATGGATCAAGCTGAAGTCTGTCAGCTAA
- the LOC134013976 gene encoding ribosomal protein S6 kinase alpha-3-like — MPLAQLADPWQKMALGTAETEVMDDSMGDDDPACDEVSVKEISITHLVKEGSEKADPRQFELRKVLGQGSFGKVFLVRKITGPDSGQLYAMKVLKKATLKVRDRVRTKMERDILVEVNHPFIVRMHYAFQTEGKLYLILDFLRGGDLFTRLSKEVMFTEEDVKFYLAELALALDHLHGLGIIYRDLKPENLLLDEDGHIKLTDFGLSKESIDHENKAYSFCGTVEYMAPEVVNRRGHTHSADWWSYGVLMFEMLTGTLPFQGKDRKETMTMILKAKLGMPQFLSQESQSLLRNLFKRNPGNRLGAGPDGVEDIKRHSFFSTIDWNKLFRKELHPPFKPASGRPDDTLYFDKEFTAKTPRDSPGVPPSANAHQLFRGFSFVAISSEEESQLAQSTNMTSVQQLHRNTVQFSDAYDVKEDIGIGSYSVCKRCVQKSTAMEYAVKIISKTKRDPTDEIEILLRYGQHPNIITLKDVYDDGRSVYLVTELLKGGELLDKILRQKFFSEREASAVLHTITKTVDYLHVQGVVHRDLKPSNILYVDESGNPESIRICDFGFAKQLRAENGLLMTPCYTANFVAPEVLKKQGYDQACDIWSLGVLLYTMLTGFTPFANGPEDTPEEILVRIGSGRFSLTGGYWNSVSAEAKDLVSKMLHVDPHKRLTSAQVLRHPWIVHKDQLPKYQLNRQDAPHLVKGAMEATYSAINRNVTPALEPVGRSTLAQRRGVKKLTSTAL; from the exons ATGCCATTGGCACAGCTCGCAGACCCTTGGCAAAAAATGGCCTTAGGGACCGCTGAAACAGAg GTCATGGATGACTCCATGGGAGACGATGATCCAGCATGC GATGAGGTGTCAGTGAAGGAGATCAGCATTACTCACCTTGTAAAAGAAGGCTCGGAGAAGGCTGACCCACGACAGTTTGAGCTTCGTAAGGTTCTGGGACAGGGCTCATTTGGAAAG GTATTCCTGGTAAGGAAAATAACAGGTCCAGATTCGGGCCAGCTGTATGCTATGAAGGTGCTTAAAAAAGCCACATTGAAAG TGCGGGACAGAGTCCGgacaaagatggagagagacattcTTGTGGAGGTGAACCATCCATTTATTGTCCGAATGCACTATG CATTTCAGACCGAGGGGAAGCTCTACCTCATCCTGGACTTCCTCCGTGGTGGAGATCTGTTCACCCGTCTCTCCAAAGAG GTGATGTTCACAGAAGAGGATGTGAAGTTTTACCTAGCAGaactggccctggccctggaccACCTGCATGGTTTGGGAATCATCTACAGAGACCTCAAACCAGAGAA CCTTCTGCTGGATGAGGATGGTCATATTAAGCTCACTG ACTTTGGCTTGAGTAAAGAGTCCATCGATCATGAGAACAAGGCCTACTCCTTCTGCGGGACAGTGGAGTACATGGCACCAGAAGTGGTCAACCGGAGAGGACACACCCACAGTGCTGATTGGTGGTCTTACGGTGTGCTGATG TTTGAGATGCTTACAGGAACTTTGCCTTTCCAAGGCAAAGATCGTAAGGAGACCATGACAATGATCCTCAA AGCTAAACTGGGAATGCCACAGTTCCTGAGCCAAGAATCCCAGTCTCTCCTACGCAACCTGTTTAAACGCAACCCCGGAAACCGATTAG GTGCTGGTCCCGATGGAGTGGAAGATATTAAGAGGCATTCCTTTTTCTCCACGATTGATTGGAAC AAATTGTTTAGGAAAGAACTTCACCCCCCCTTTAAACCAGCAAGTGGGAGACCTGATGACACGTTGTACTTTGACAAAGAATTCACTGCCAAGACTCCTcgag ACTCTCCTGGTGTACCTCCAAGTGCCAATGCCCACCAGCTGTTCCGAGGTTTCAGCTTTGTAGCCATCAGCTCAGAGGAAGAAAGTCAGCTCGCACAGAGCACCAACATGACGTCTGTACAG CAACTCCACCGAAACACCGTGCAGTTCAGCGACGCGTACGACGTGAAGGAGGACATCGGTATCGGCTCGTACTCTGTCTGCAAACGTTGCGTTCAGAAAAGCACCGCTATGGAATACGCCGTCAAA ATCATCAGTAAAACCAAGAGGGACCCCACAGATGAAATAGAGATTCTTCTGCGTTATGGACAGCACCCAAACATCATCACCCTGAAAGAT GTGTATGACGACGGGCGTTCTGTGTACCTGGTGACAGAGCTGCTGAAGGGAGGCGAGTTGCTGGATAAGATTCTCAGGCAAAAGTTTTTTTCCGAGAGAGAAGCCAGCGCCGTTCTTCACACCATCACCAAAACGGTGGACTACCTGCACGTGCAAGGG GTGGTTCACCGGGACCTTAAACCCAGTAACATCTTGTATGTGGATGAGTCTGGCAACCCAGAGTCAATACGCATCTGTGACTTTGGATTTGCCAAACAGCTGAGAGCAGAGAACGGGCTCCTGATGACTCCTTGCTACACTGCTAATTTTGTGGCCCCTGAG GTTCTCAAGAAACAGGGTTACGATCAAGCCTGTGATATCTGGAGCTTGGGAGTGCTTCTGTACACCATGTTAACTGG TTTCACCCCCTTTGCCAACGGACCAGAGGACACCCCAGAGGAGATCTTGGTTCGTATCGGCAGTGGGAGGTTCTCTCTGACAGGAGGCTACTGGAACTCGGTCTCGGCAGAAGCCAAG GACCTTGTGTCTAAGATGCTGCACGTGGACCCCCATAAAAGGCTCACCTCCGCTCAAGTGCTGAGGCACCCATGGATCGTCCATAAGGACCAGCTCCCCAAATATCAGCTCAACAGACAGGACGCTCCGCATCTGGTCAAG GGCGCAATGGAAGCCACTTACTCGGCCATCAACAGGAACGTGACCCCTGCGTTGGAGCCGGTCGGCCGCTCCACATTAGCACAGCGGAGAGGAGTGAAGAAGCTGACCTCCACGGCCCTCTGA
- the LOC134013979 gene encoding pyruvate dehydrogenase E1 component subunit alpha, mitochondrial-like isoform X2: MQKMLTIISNVLRGSAGKNGAQVVSEGTRVIVSSRSYADFTPEATFDIKKCDVHRLEEGPPVQAVLTREEGLKYYRTMQTMRRMELKADQLYKQKIIRGFCHLYDGQEACAVGIEGGINLSDHLITAYRAHGYTLTRGGTVREIMAELTGRRGGIAKGKGGSMHMYTKNFYGGNGIVGAQVPLGAGVALACKYQGNNQLCVSLYGDGAANQGQIFETYNMASLWKLPIIFICENNKYGMGTSVERSSASTDYYKRGDFIPGLRVDGMDLLCVREATKFAADHCRSGKGPILMELQTYRYHGHSMSDPGVSYRTREEIQEVRSKSDPISMLKDRMLSNNMASVEELKEIDVAVRKEIEDAAQFATTDPEPPLDDLCNHIFYNDPPMEVRGTNPWIKLKSVS, translated from the exons ATGCAAAAGATGCTGACAATTATATCTAACGTGCTGAGGGGTAGCGCTGGCAAAAAT GGAGCCCAGGTAGTGTCAGAG GGAACCAGGGTGATCGTGTCGTCGCGCTCATATGCCGACTTCACTCCCGAAGCCACCTTTGACATAAAG AAATGCGACGTGCACCGTCTGGAGGAGGGCCCGCCCGTGCAGGCGGTGCTGACCCGCGAGGAGGGCCTCAAGTACTATCGCACCATGCAGACCATGAGGCGGATGGAGCTCAAGGCCGATCAGCTCTACAAGCAAAAAATCATCAGAGGCTTCTGTCACCTGTATGACGGCCAG GAAGCCTGTGCAGTAGGCATTGAGGGGGGAATCAACCTGTCGGACCACCTGATCACAGCATATCGTGCTCATGGCTACACCCTCACAAGGGGTGGTACAGTCCGAGAGATCATGGCTGAGCTTACTG GGCGTCGAGGAGGCATTGCTAAGGGCAAGGGAGGCTCTATGCATATGTACACGAAAAACTTCTATGGGGGCAATGGTATCGTGGGAGCCCAG GTACCCTTGGGAGCGGGGGTAGCCCTCGCCTGCAAGTACCAGGGCAACAATCAGCTGTGTGTTAGCCTCTATGGAGATGGTGCCGCCAACCAG GGTCAGATTTTCGAGACCTACAACATGGCATCTCTCTGGAAGTTGCCTATCATCTTCATCTGTGAGAACAACAAATATGGGATGGGTACCTCCGTGGAGAGATCATCGGCCAGCACGGACTACTACAAGAGGGGAGACTTCATCCCTGGACTCAGG GTGGATGGGATGGACCTCTTGTGTGTCAGAGAGGCCACCAAGTTTGCTGCTGACCACTGCCGATCTGGAAAG GGCCCTATCCTCATGGAGCTTCAGACCTACCGTTACCATGGACACAGCATGAGTGACCCCGGGGTCAG CTACCGCACACGTGAAGAGATCCAGGAAGTCCGCAGTAAGAGTGACCCCATCTCCATGCTGAAAGACCGCATGCTCAGCAACAACATGGCCAGTGTGGAGGAGCTAAAG GAGATCGACGTGGCGGTGAGGAAAGAGATTGAAGATGCTGCCCAGTTTGCCACCACGGACCCCGAACCTCCACTGGACGATCTTTGTAACCATATCTTCTACAACGACCCGCCCATGGAGGTGCGCGGCACCAACCCATGGATCAAGCTGAAGTCTGTCAGCTAA